A genomic window from Variovorax paradoxus includes:
- a CDS encoding DUF1795 domain-containing protein, whose product MKYHIQEGQFDVPDDGRIDRSMNVLAMPDGSGTTLIVSRDALRAQESLAQFVTRQMNDLTRQVSQLKEVSRTDIAVGPAIASLRAIELATQFKQNGQALHQRQAVFLLPQDATGKAVLILTASSPVPFDTEALALWQRTLESFQPRA is encoded by the coding sequence ATGAAGTACCACATCCAGGAAGGCCAGTTCGACGTGCCGGACGATGGGCGCATCGATCGCTCGATGAACGTGCTGGCCATGCCCGATGGCTCCGGCACCACGCTCATCGTGAGCCGCGACGCGCTGCGCGCGCAGGAGAGCCTGGCGCAGTTCGTCACGCGGCAGATGAACGACCTGACGCGCCAGGTGAGCCAGCTGAAGGAGGTGTCGCGCACCGACATCGCCGTGGGGCCCGCCATTGCGAGCCTGCGCGCCATCGAGCTCGCCACGCAGTTCAAGCAGAACGGACAGGCGCTGCACCAGCGCCAGGCCGTGTTTCTCTTGCCGCAGGACGCCACCGGCAAGGCCGTGCTCATTCTCACGGCCAGTAGCCCCGTGCCGTTCGATACAGAGGCGCTCGCGCTGTGGCAGCGCACGCTCGAGAGCTTTCAGCCCAGGGCCTGA
- a CDS encoding RHS repeat-associated core domain-containing protein: MAGKPAARLHDPIAHTNAHARFWAKFAGGLIGGIAVGFAVGVAAAAVVGTGGLAGPLVAGAVVVGARMVGGYVGASLGESIADALVPETLTVTGMITSGSSDVFIDSKAIGAARASPEMPMDTVSCKKDSPQILLAEGAETVFVNMGVASRKDDHTECGAKVSEGSPTVFIGGPTARVREVADEVPLISKVLVTIFNVVMIYRGLRCLPKLARQGKNALPCLIEGAVGLGMGIHGLASSFGNPVHAATGGKFLGGESELDFSLPGPLPIAWQRFYSSHDLRRDGALGQGWSLPYAMELRLGNDAAGQPTVTLIDEQGRPMVLPDIEPGTRQYSLRDGLDLCRSEGSHYFIHVPGGLFFMFEPPAEGEPRAQTLKLARLEDRNGNFIDLRHDALGRLIELTDSTGRLLALDYAGESRRLGAVRLAAGAPGELPGLLVAYRHDAEGRLLDVTDRNGVVVRRFGYDAQGLMSFHADAAGLECHYEWRGPAGDAHVARHWTNDGESYTVRRMTPPADDALALGETLVIDQLGREFAWHWNADHQVTDYIDAAGRHWHAQYNELRQLVAITEPGGATTRCTYDPMGLMSSRTDALGRTQSTGWTEFGQPWRETLADGSTWTYAYSDQGNLVRETDPLGHTTEYAYDRRGLPIVVTDGKGGTNRMAWNECAQLVSLTDCSGKTTRYAYDGWGHLQAVTDAANQRTRLTHDAMGRLLSVSQPDQSHQSFRRDAAGRIVAATDALSRSTQFALGLRGQPLTRQDAEGRRIAWHYDSAQRLQSLVNENGLHFEFVRDAADRVVEERRVGGTRVQVEYDANGWPVCITHVPGIGDEDLALHDGTAPRPAASRPLRTELLRDAVGRLVGKRTQSHHYRYSYDQLDRLTEAVKLEAPQPGTGDEPRALHRTVFAYDKLGRLIEETAIDELTGETHTLHHAHDELGNRTQTVLPAIASQPGVQRVLNYLYYGSGHLHQINLSQQRGDAPAVHQLISDIERDDLHREVARSQGALHTRFALDPLGRRAASWCRAGGLDTAFTTQAPSWRQAIDSAGTPGARLLDGLMKEYSYDPVGELRQSRHSLQGTTGHRYDATGRIEETLRSAAANSERFAYDPAGNLLDASSTAPGYVRDNLVRVFEDKRYSYDGHGRLVRKRSGRHTEQRFEWDDESRLMAVHTTRRPGTPEATTQLTRFDYDAMGRRVAKHDAFGSTRFVWEGMRLIEERRGSQVVSYVYEPESHVPVARLDAKAEPASASTTAQVFHFHNDTAGLPEELSNNEGQLCWRASYRTWGATVTEQWEVTALNGRAVASTGTVPQAIEQNLRFQGQYLDRDTGLHYNTFRFYDPDIGRFISPDPIGLAGGDNLHSYSPNPIRWIDPLGWICGETLARPVGFNRGSRNFTLEQGNATSGWKHIYDRHVDPVRFPNKSKFNSSMSQGEISSLLGKTLKHGKESSYEGKAVFESRLKYDGQYKRYRATVNEDGTVRTFHPLD, from the coding sequence ATGGCCGGTAAACCCGCTGCCCGGCTGCACGACCCCATTGCCCACACCAACGCGCACGCGCGCTTCTGGGCCAAGTTCGCGGGCGGGCTGATCGGCGGCATCGCCGTCGGCTTCGCGGTGGGCGTGGCCGCTGCCGCCGTGGTCGGCACCGGGGGGCTTGCGGGGCCGCTGGTGGCGGGCGCTGTGGTGGTGGGCGCGCGCATGGTCGGCGGGTATGTCGGCGCGAGCCTGGGCGAGTCGATTGCCGATGCGCTGGTGCCCGAGACCCTCACCGTGACCGGCATGATCACCAGCGGCTCGTCGGACGTGTTCATCGACAGCAAGGCCATAGGCGCGGCGCGCGCCTCGCCCGAGATGCCGATGGACACCGTGAGCTGCAAGAAAGACTCGCCGCAGATCCTTCTTGCCGAAGGCGCGGAGACCGTGTTCGTCAACATGGGCGTGGCCTCGCGCAAGGACGACCACACCGAGTGCGGCGCCAAGGTGAGCGAAGGCTCGCCCACCGTCTTCATCGGCGGGCCGACCGCACGCGTGCGCGAGGTGGCCGACGAGGTGCCGCTCATTTCGAAGGTGCTGGTGACCATCTTCAACGTGGTCATGATCTACCGCGGCCTGCGCTGCCTGCCCAAGCTCGCGCGCCAGGGCAAGAACGCGCTGCCTTGCCTGATCGAAGGCGCGGTGGGGCTGGGCATGGGCATCCACGGCCTGGCCAGCTCCTTCGGCAACCCGGTGCATGCGGCCACGGGCGGAAAGTTTCTGGGTGGCGAGAGCGAGCTCGACTTCAGCTTGCCCGGCCCGCTGCCCATTGCGTGGCAGCGCTTCTACAGCAGCCATGACCTGCGCCGCGACGGCGCGCTGGGGCAGGGCTGGAGCCTGCCCTATGCGATGGAGCTGCGGCTGGGCAACGACGCCGCCGGACAGCCCACCGTGACGCTCATCGATGAGCAGGGCCGGCCGATGGTGCTGCCAGACATCGAGCCCGGTACTCGGCAATACAGCCTGCGCGACGGCCTGGACCTGTGCCGCTCCGAAGGCAGCCACTACTTCATTCACGTGCCGGGCGGGCTGTTCTTCATGTTCGAGCCACCGGCCGAAGGCGAGCCGCGCGCGCAGACGCTGAAGCTCGCGCGGCTTGAGGACCGCAACGGCAACTTCATCGACCTGCGCCACGACGCGTTGGGCCGGCTGATCGAGCTGACCGACAGCACCGGGCGCCTGCTGGCACTCGACTACGCGGGCGAGAGCCGCCGGCTGGGGGCAGTGCGCCTGGCCGCCGGTGCACCCGGCGAGCTGCCGGGCCTGCTGGTGGCGTACAGGCACGACGCCGAAGGCCGCCTGCTCGACGTGACCGACCGCAACGGCGTAGTGGTGCGCCGCTTCGGCTACGACGCCCAGGGCCTCATGAGCTTCCACGCCGACGCGGCGGGGCTGGAGTGCCACTACGAGTGGCGCGGCCCGGCCGGCGACGCGCACGTGGCCCGCCACTGGACAAACGACGGTGAGAGCTACACCGTGCGCCGCATGACGCCCCCCGCGGACGATGCGCTGGCGCTGGGCGAGACCCTGGTCATCGACCAACTCGGCCGCGAATTCGCCTGGCACTGGAACGCCGACCACCAGGTCACCGACTACATCGACGCGGCCGGCCGCCACTGGCATGCGCAGTACAACGAGCTGCGCCAGCTCGTCGCCATCACCGAGCCCGGCGGCGCCACCACGCGCTGCACCTACGACCCCATGGGGCTCATGAGCAGCCGCACCGATGCGCTCGGCCGCACGCAGAGCACCGGCTGGACCGAGTTCGGCCAGCCCTGGCGCGAGACCCTGGCAGACGGCAGCACCTGGACCTACGCCTACAGCGACCAGGGCAACCTGGTGCGCGAGACCGACCCGCTGGGCCACACCACCGAGTACGCCTACGACAGGCGGGGCCTGCCCATCGTCGTTACCGACGGCAAGGGCGGCACCAACCGCATGGCCTGGAACGAGTGCGCGCAACTGGTCTCCCTGACCGACTGCTCCGGCAAGACCACGCGCTACGCCTACGACGGCTGGGGCCACCTGCAGGCCGTGACCGACGCCGCGAACCAGCGCACGAGATTGACGCACGACGCCATGGGGCGGCTGCTGTCGGTGTCGCAGCCTGACCAGAGCCACCAGTCGTTCCGCCGTGACGCGGCCGGCCGCATCGTGGCCGCCACCGATGCGCTGAGCCGCAGCACGCAATTCGCACTCGGCCTGCGCGGCCAACCGCTGACGCGGCAGGACGCCGAGGGGCGCCGCATCGCGTGGCACTACGACAGCGCCCAGCGCCTGCAGTCGCTAGTCAACGAGAACGGGCTGCACTTCGAGTTCGTGCGCGACGCTGCCGATCGCGTGGTGGAAGAGCGCCGCGTGGGCGGCACGCGCGTGCAGGTGGAATACGACGCCAACGGCTGGCCGGTGTGCATCACCCATGTGCCGGGCATCGGCGACGAAGACCTCGCGCTGCACGACGGCACCGCGCCACGGCCCGCCGCGAGCCGCCCCTTGCGCACCGAGTTGCTGCGTGACGCCGTGGGTCGCCTGGTCGGAAAGCGCACCCAGAGCCACCACTACCGCTACAGCTACGACCAGCTAGACCGGCTGACCGAGGCGGTCAAGCTGGAGGCGCCGCAACCCGGCACGGGTGACGAACCACGCGCGCTGCACCGCACCGTGTTCGCTTACGACAAGCTCGGCCGGCTGATCGAAGAGACCGCCATCGACGAGCTCACCGGCGAGACGCACACCCTGCACCACGCGCACGACGAACTCGGCAACCGCACGCAGACCGTGCTGCCCGCCATCGCGTCGCAGCCGGGTGTGCAGCGTGTGCTGAACTACCTGTACTACGGCTCCGGCCACCTGCACCAGATCAACCTGTCGCAGCAACGCGGCGATGCACCCGCGGTGCACCAACTGATCAGCGACATCGAGCGCGACGACCTGCACCGCGAGGTGGCGCGCAGCCAGGGCGCGCTGCACACCCGCTTCGCGCTCGACCCGCTGGGCCGACGTGCCGCATCGTGGTGCCGGGCTGGCGGGCTGGACACAGCCTTCACTACGCAAGCCCCGAGCTGGCGCCAGGCCATCGACAGCGCCGGCACGCCCGGGGCCCGCCTGCTCGACGGGTTGATGAAGGAGTACAGCTACGACCCCGTGGGCGAACTGCGGCAGAGCCGGCATTCGCTGCAGGGCACGACAGGGCACCGGTACGACGCTACCGGGCGCATCGAGGAGACCTTGCGCAGCGCGGCTGCCAACAGCGAACGCTTCGCCTACGACCCTGCGGGCAACCTGCTCGATGCATCATCGACCGCGCCCGGCTATGTGCGCGACAACCTCGTGCGCGTGTTCGAGGACAAGCGCTACAGCTACGACGGCCACGGACGGCTGGTGCGCAAGAGGTCGGGCAGGCATACCGAGCAGCGTTTCGAGTGGGATGACGAAAGCCGGCTCATGGCCGTGCACACCACGCGCCGCCCGGGCACGCCCGAAGCCACCACGCAACTCACCCGCTTCGACTACGACGCCATGGGGCGGCGCGTGGCGAAGCACGATGCATTCGGCAGCACGCGGTTCGTCTGGGAGGGGATGCGGCTGATCGAGGAGCGCAGGGGCTCGCAGGTGGTGAGCTACGTGTACGAGCCCGAAAGCCACGTACCAGTCGCGCGGCTTGACGCCAAGGCCGAGCCCGCCTCGGCATCGACCACGGCGCAGGTCTTTCACTTTCACAACGACACCGCCGGCCTGCCGGAAGAACTGAGCAACAACGAAGGCCAACTGTGCTGGCGCGCGAGCTACAGGACATGGGGCGCGACCGTTACCGAGCAGTGGGAGGTCACGGCCCTGAATGGCCGCGCTGTTGCATCGACCGGCACGGTGCCCCAGGCCATCGAGCAGAACCTGCGCTTCCAGGGCCAGTACCTGGACCGGGACACGGGGCTGCACTACAACACCTTCCGGTTCTATGACCCGGACATTGGGCGGTTCATCAGCCCTGACCCGATCGGGCTTGCGGGCGGCGACAACCTGCATAGCTACTCGCCCAACCCCATCCGGTGGATCGACCCGCTGGGTTGGATCTGCGGCGAGACGCTTGCACGGCCGGTCGGCTTCAACAGGGGCAGCCGCAACTTCACGCTGGAGCAGGGCAATGCCACCTCGGGCTGGAAGCACATCTACGACCGACACGTCGATCCGGTGCGGTTCCCCAACAAGTCGAAGTTCAACTCCAGCATGAGCCAGGGAGAGATTTCCTCGCTGCTGGGCAAGACGCTCAAGCACGGCAAGGAGTCGAGCTACGAGGGGAAGGCCGTGTTCGAGTCCCGGCTGAAGTACGACGGACAATACAAACGCTATCGCGCCACCGTCAACGAAGACGGAACCGTTCGAACCTTCCACCCGCTGGACTGA
- a CDS encoding DUF4431 domain-containing protein, whose amino-acid sequence MQNTPFASILCSLAFALCASLATAKPLPYEPAVVTLQGTLLSADGMKPEGEKLKFPAIRLTEPISVPEDEPRDWPAEKNVVLLHMALDEKNMAAFKRLKGKTVEVTGRLFHSDNGNHQTNVLIFPVSISPIK is encoded by the coding sequence ATGCAAAACACGCCCTTCGCTTCAATCCTGTGTTCGTTAGCCTTCGCACTCTGTGCTTCGCTCGCGACCGCCAAGCCCCTCCCCTATGAGCCAGCCGTCGTCACGCTCCAAGGCACGCTGCTCTCCGCTGACGGCATGAAGCCCGAGGGAGAGAAGCTCAAGTTCCCGGCGATACGGCTCACCGAGCCCATCTCCGTGCCGGAAGACGAGCCGCGCGATTGGCCTGCCGAGAAAAACGTGGTGCTACTGCACATGGCACTCGACGAAAAGAACATGGCTGCGTTCAAGCGCCTCAAGGGCAAGACGGTCGAGGTCACCGGCAGGCTCTTTCATTCGGACAATGGCAACCATCAGACGAACGTGCTGATCTTTCCGGTGTCGATCTCGCCCATCAAGTAG
- a CDS encoding helix-turn-helix domain-containing protein, which translates to MPQKKPMGDAELAAFEASQDFEALLIQSAREMGAGKTRKVYTPVVAARENAGLSQAGFAQLLGVSVRTLQQWEQGRREPTGAAKTLIAIAEKMPEALRAVDPEYKAPRRALGRAKSRQIKT; encoded by the coding sequence ATGCCGCAGAAAAAGCCAATGGGTGATGCCGAACTGGCCGCCTTCGAAGCGAGCCAGGACTTCGAGGCCTTGCTTATTCAGTCTGCACGCGAGATGGGCGCGGGCAAGACGCGCAAGGTCTACACGCCGGTCGTTGCCGCGCGTGAGAACGCGGGCTTGTCGCAAGCCGGGTTTGCGCAACTGCTGGGCGTCTCGGTGCGTACCTTGCAGCAATGGGAGCAGGGGCGTCGCGAGCCGACGGGCGCCGCGAAGACGCTGATTGCCATTGCAGAGAAGATGCCTGAGGCACTAAGGGCGGTTGATCCCGAGTACAAGGCGCCGCGACGTGCGCTCGGTCGTGCGAAGAGCAGGCAGATCAAGACTTAA
- a CDS encoding Eco29kI family restriction endonuclease: MSTRRPRTAAQKSARVVISRVIPFNPLEKRVLGASIAEVLLTTPVYPLSTPFPLRGPGVYAIYYTGAGFPPYAPLAQQNSNGKIVWPIYVGQALPSGGRRGIATADEEPTLRKRLMKHRLSIGAASTDFSIEDFCYRALVMDDAFIRLAETSLLSLYKPLWNNFVDGFGNNAQGSGRDASKRSRWDTLHGGRTQAVIHADRGETREQLMAEIKQELASTNYDIPETLINALGQSILATPMDIDDTVNTDAPDAPAEEA, from the coding sequence ATGAGCACCCGTCGTCCAAGGACTGCGGCCCAGAAGAGCGCGCGCGTTGTCATCTCCAGGGTGATCCCTTTCAACCCTCTCGAGAAGCGCGTTCTCGGAGCCTCGATCGCAGAAGTCTTGCTCACGACGCCGGTGTACCCGTTGTCGACGCCCTTCCCGTTGAGAGGCCCAGGCGTCTACGCGATCTATTACACCGGCGCCGGGTTTCCCCCCTACGCGCCCCTGGCGCAGCAGAACTCCAACGGGAAGATCGTTTGGCCAATCTATGTTGGCCAGGCCCTCCCGAGCGGCGGTAGACGCGGGATCGCGACTGCGGACGAAGAGCCCACCTTGCGCAAGCGGCTGATGAAACACCGTTTGAGTATCGGGGCCGCATCCACCGATTTCAGCATCGAAGATTTTTGCTACCGCGCTCTGGTGATGGACGACGCCTTCATCCGTCTGGCCGAAACATCGTTGCTGTCGCTGTACAAACCGCTGTGGAACAACTTTGTCGACGGATTTGGCAACAACGCACAAGGCTCAGGCCGAGATGCGTCCAAGCGATCTCGTTGGGACACCCTGCACGGTGGGCGTACCCAGGCTGTGATCCACGCCGATCGCGGCGAGACGCGCGAGCAACTGATGGCCGAGATCAAGCAAGAACTTGCGAGCACGAACTACGACATCCCGGAGACGCTGATCAACGCCCTCGGCCAAAGCATCTTGGCGACGCCGATGGACATCGACGACACGGTGAACACTGATGCGCCTGACGCTCCTGCCGAAGAGGCATGA
- a CDS encoding DNA cytosine methyltransferase, producing MRAVELFAGAGGLALGASLSGFKPLAVLEWDRWACDTLRENQKNGYPLVSGWPIHEGDVRDFDWKSLPTDIELVAGGPPCQPFSMGGKHGAYNDQRDMFPASVDIVRRLQPKAFIFENVKGLTRSAFHNYFEYIRLQLEFPESPKRKNEDWQGHYVRLQAEHSSGKQHGRALTYRLQTNLVNAADYGVPQRRERVFIVGFRHDLETTWSMPEQTHSQSALMHDQWVTGAYWERNQIAKKNRPASPLITATSQMLIRQRSLIEEPLKPWKTVREALADMPNPERRVKHHLINHTYQPGAKSYPGHTGSPLDLPAKTLKAGGHGVPGGENMMVNDDGSCRYFTIRESARLQTFPDGYRFHGAWGEVMRQLGNAVPVELARQVMSSVGIQLVESQLRKMGLKSTADVAKALAQSNQQALASKRA from the coding sequence ATGCGTGCAGTTGAGCTTTTCGCTGGGGCCGGCGGCCTAGCTTTGGGAGCAAGCCTCTCTGGGTTCAAGCCTTTGGCGGTTTTGGAGTGGGACCGGTGGGCATGCGATACCCTTCGCGAAAACCAGAAGAATGGGTACCCCCTGGTGTCCGGTTGGCCCATTCACGAAGGCGATGTACGCGATTTCGACTGGAAATCGCTGCCTACAGACATCGAACTCGTCGCCGGCGGCCCGCCGTGTCAGCCCTTCTCGATGGGCGGCAAGCACGGTGCGTACAACGATCAGCGGGACATGTTCCCCGCAAGCGTGGACATCGTGCGCCGGCTCCAACCGAAAGCGTTCATTTTCGAGAACGTGAAAGGCCTCACGCGTTCGGCCTTCCACAACTACTTCGAATACATCCGCCTGCAGCTGGAATTTCCCGAGTCTCCCAAGAGGAAGAACGAGGACTGGCAAGGCCATTACGTCCGCCTGCAGGCAGAGCACAGCTCGGGCAAGCAGCACGGCAGGGCCCTGACATACCGCCTCCAGACCAACCTCGTCAACGCCGCCGACTACGGTGTGCCGCAACGCCGTGAACGCGTTTTCATCGTTGGCTTTCGTCACGATCTCGAGACCACGTGGAGCATGCCCGAGCAGACGCACAGCCAGTCCGCGCTGATGCACGACCAATGGGTCACCGGGGCATACTGGGAGCGGAATCAAATCGCGAAAAAGAATCGGCCGGCGTCACCGCTGATCACGGCGACGAGCCAAATGCTGATCCGTCAGCGTAGCCTGATTGAAGAGCCGCTTAAGCCTTGGAAAACCGTGCGCGAGGCGCTAGCAGACATGCCGAACCCGGAAAGGCGCGTGAAGCACCACCTCATCAACCACACCTATCAACCGGGTGCTAAGTCATACCCTGGCCACACGGGCAGCCCCCTGGATCTTCCAGCTAAGACGCTGAAGGCCGGCGGCCATGGCGTGCCTGGAGGCGAGAACATGATGGTGAACGACGACGGCAGTTGCCGCTACTTCACCATTCGAGAATCCGCACGCCTTCAGACCTTTCCCGACGGGTACCGATTCCATGGTGCCTGGGGCGAGGTGATGCGTCAGCTAGGCAACGCCGTGCCAGTAGAGCTTGCACGTCAGGTGATGTCGAGCGTCGGTATTCAGCTCGTCGAATCCCAACTCCGCAAGATGGGCCTGAAAAGCACTGCGGATGTCGCAAAGGCACTCGCGCAATCGAATCAGCAGGCCTTAGCCTCAAAGCGCGCATGA
- a CDS encoding very short patch repair endonuclease, protein MDSLTPLQRSERMRKVRATDTALEMVVRRLVHGMGYRYRLHRKDLPGKPDLVFPARHKVIFIHGCFWHRHDDPDCRLARLPKSRLEFWIPKLDSNKARDVKTLEILESMGWNVMTIWECQIRDTKELERRIREFLDP, encoded by the coding sequence ATGGACAGCCTGACCCCATTACAGCGGAGCGAGCGGATGCGTAAGGTGCGCGCCACTGATACGGCGCTGGAGATGGTTGTGCGTCGGTTGGTGCATGGAATGGGATACCGCTACCGCCTGCACAGGAAGGACCTCCCAGGAAAACCAGACCTGGTATTCCCGGCTCGACACAAGGTGATCTTTATCCATGGCTGCTTCTGGCATAGACACGATGATCCGGATTGTCGGCTGGCAAGATTGCCAAAGTCGCGGCTCGAATTCTGGATACCCAAACTGGATAGCAACAAGGCACGTGACGTCAAAACCCTGGAAATCCTGGAAAGCATGGGCTGGAACGTGATGACGATCTGGGAGTGCCAGATTCGTGACACAAAGGAACTCGAAAGAAGAATTCGCGAGTTTCTTGACCCATAG
- a CDS encoding class 1 fructose-bisphosphatase — translation MAQQKISLTRYLVEQQRADGLIPGQLRLLLEVVARACKSISQAVNKGALGGVLGTAESENVQGEIQKKLDIIANEVLIEANEWGGHLAAMASEEMDSIYVVPNRYPQGEYLLMFDPLDGSSNIDVNVSIGTIFSVLKKPDDHPGVQEGDFLQAGTQQVAAGYCIYGPQTTLVLTVGNGVAMFTLDREQGSFVLTQEDIQIPADTKEFAINMSNMRHWDEPMKRYIDECLAGKEGPRGKDFNMRWIASMVADVHRILMRGGVFMYPWDKREPEKAGKLRLMYEANPMSWLVEQAGGAATNGKQRILDLQPTKLHERVSVMLGSRNEVERLTQYHAEKA, via the coding sequence ATGGCTCAACAAAAGATTTCCCTCACCCGCTACCTCGTCGAACAACAACGCGCCGACGGCCTCATTCCCGGCCAGCTGCGCCTGCTGCTCGAAGTGGTCGCGCGCGCCTGCAAGAGCATCAGCCAGGCCGTCAACAAGGGCGCGCTGGGCGGCGTGCTCGGCACCGCCGAGAGCGAGAACGTGCAGGGCGAGATCCAGAAGAAGCTGGACATCATCGCCAACGAAGTGCTGATTGAGGCCAACGAATGGGGCGGCCACCTCGCGGCCATGGCCAGCGAGGAAATGGACAGCATCTACGTGGTGCCCAACCGCTATCCCCAGGGCGAATACCTGCTCATGTTCGATCCGCTCGACGGCAGCAGCAACATCGACGTGAACGTCAGCATCGGCACCATCTTCAGCGTGCTGAAGAAGCCCGACGACCACCCCGGCGTGCAGGAAGGCGACTTTCTGCAGGCAGGCACCCAGCAAGTGGCCGCCGGCTACTGCATCTACGGCCCGCAGACCACCCTGGTGCTGACCGTGGGCAACGGCGTGGCCATGTTCACGCTGGACCGCGAACAAGGCAGCTTCGTGCTGACGCAGGAAGACATCCAGATTCCGGCCGACACCAAGGAATTTGCCATCAACATGAGCAACATGCGCCACTGGGACGAGCCCATGAAGCGCTACATCGACGAATGCCTGGCCGGCAAGGAAGGCCCGCGCGGCAAAGACTTCAACATGCGCTGGATTGCCAGCATGGTGGCCGACGTGCACCGCATCCTGATGCGCGGCGGCGTCTTCATGTACCCGTGGGACAAGCGCGAGCCCGAAAAGGCCGGCAAGCTGCGCCTGATGTACGAGGCCAACCCCATGAGCTGGCTGGTCGAACAGGCCGGCGGCGCGGCCACCAATGGCAAGCAACGCATCCTCGACCTGCAGCCCACCAAACTGCATGAGCGGGTGAGCGTGATGTTGGGTTCGCGTAACGAAGTTGAGCGGCTGACCCAGTACCACGCCGAGAAGGCGTGA